In a single window of the Tautonia rosea genome:
- a CDS encoding serine aminopeptidase domain-containing protein, with protein MARMNRSDLPFSSGPSSDLNDAQTDLVTDPRGLVLVADGIGGLDLCAGSLGRLVPRCGLPLEVRTVRWGHGVGRWLADLTRSANVAHHANRMAEQVRVFLARHPEDPVFLVGKSGGAGVVLQALEGLPEGSVERVVLLAPAVSPGYDLTGALRGVRREMIVFISPLDFALLGAGTWAFGTIDRVRGVGAGLVGFQRPGSEAQADRISLYAKVHQIRWRPSMAKVGYLGGHLAVDMPPFLKRYVVPMLQAGPVDLEAIVAGRGAS; from the coding sequence ATGGCCCGCATGAACAGAAGCGATCTGCCCTTTAGCTCCGGCCCTTCTTCGGACCTGAACGACGCTCAGACGGACCTCGTGACCGATCCTCGGGGCCTGGTGCTGGTGGCCGACGGCATCGGCGGCCTCGACCTGTGCGCGGGGAGCCTGGGGAGACTGGTTCCTCGGTGCGGGCTGCCGCTGGAGGTCCGCACGGTGCGGTGGGGGCACGGGGTCGGGCGATGGCTGGCGGACCTGACCCGATCGGCCAACGTGGCCCATCACGCGAACCGGATGGCCGAGCAGGTCCGGGTGTTCCTCGCTCGGCACCCCGAAGACCCGGTCTTCCTGGTGGGCAAGTCGGGGGGGGCTGGGGTGGTCCTTCAGGCGCTCGAGGGGCTGCCGGAGGGGAGCGTCGAGCGGGTGGTTCTGCTGGCCCCGGCCGTCTCGCCGGGCTACGACCTGACGGGGGCCTTGCGGGGCGTGCGTCGTGAGATGATCGTGTTCATTTCCCCACTCGATTTCGCTCTGCTCGGAGCGGGAACCTGGGCATTTGGGACGATTGACCGGGTCCGAGGCGTGGGAGCGGGGCTGGTCGGGTTCCAGAGGCCGGGCTCGGAAGCTCAGGCTGATCGGATCAGCTTATACGCCAAGGTTCATCAGATCCGATGGCGGCCGTCGATGGCGAAGGTGGGCTATCTGGGGGGGCACCTTGCGGTGGACATGCCGCCGTTTTTGAAGCGATACGTGGTGCCGATGCTGCAGGCCGGCCCGGTCGATCTGGAGGCGATCGTCGCGGGCCGGGGCGCGTCTTGA
- a CDS encoding SGNH/GDSL hydrolase family protein, translated as MRFLPAVAVSLILLASTPLAGLTQAQTQTQTRNQNPAYVQIEDEPGLPRVLLLGDSISIGYTLDVREALTGVANVHRPGENCGPTIRGLERLDAWLGEKPWDVIHVNFGLHDLKFVDEDGKNTSPDLGRHQVAIDDYRNNLDTIFTRLKETGATVIFATTTPVPPGEPQREAGDELQYNEVAREVAERHGIAVNDLHAFIDPKFEDVAIRPGNVHFTDEGSDLLGNRVADVIEEALKARQP; from the coding sequence ATGAGATTCCTGCCTGCCGTCGCCGTCTCCTTGATCCTGCTCGCCTCGACTCCCCTCGCGGGGCTTACTCAGGCCCAGACCCAGACCCAGACCCGGAACCAGAACCCGGCGTATGTCCAGATTGAGGACGAGCCGGGATTGCCTCGGGTCTTGCTCCTCGGCGACTCGATCTCGATCGGCTACACGCTCGACGTCCGCGAGGCCCTGACCGGCGTGGCCAACGTCCACCGCCCCGGCGAGAACTGCGGCCCGACGATCCGAGGACTCGAACGGCTCGACGCCTGGCTCGGCGAGAAGCCCTGGGACGTGATCCACGTCAACTTCGGCCTGCATGACTTGAAGTTCGTCGATGAGGACGGCAAGAACACCTCGCCCGATCTCGGCCGCCATCAGGTTGCGATCGACGACTACCGGAACAACCTCGACACCATCTTCACCCGCCTGAAGGAGACCGGCGCGACGGTCATCTTCGCCACGACCACCCCGGTGCCTCCCGGCGAGCCTCAGCGCGAGGCCGGCGACGAGCTGCAATACAACGAGGTCGCCCGAGAGGTCGCCGAGCGGCACGGCATCGCCGTCAACGATCTGCACGCCTTCATCGACCCGAAGTTCGAGGACGTCGCCATCCGGCCCGGCAATGTCCACTTCACCGACGAGGGTTCCGACCTGCTCGGCAACCGCGTGGCCGACGTGATCGAGGAGGCCTTGAAGGCCCGCCAGCCCTGA
- a CDS encoding DUF1559 domain-containing protein: MRTLVHPSRWRRGFTLIELLVVIAIIGVLVALIMPAVQSAREAANRTQCKNNLKQIGLAAQGYHDAFGSFPSGWFCNEANDPNCVPRGASPYMWNGLIGLFPFLEARNLYDDINFDVSPYAFDNRTAIRNSLSVFVCPSHRQALPIDVTQIDPDGQTATLQIGPSDYRGNMAAGMTDCNDVTNPDCFHYDNGVTFRNSRINISGISDGTSQTLLIGESLIGTWPDATNCCVRTTADRRFNAPNSISGRRIPYWESQHPGMVNFCKADGSVSSLRETVRPDVLIALMTRAGGETLSAEDYE; the protein is encoded by the coding sequence ATGCGAACGCTCGTGCACCCGTCTCGATGGCGTCGCGGCTTTACCCTGATTGAGCTGCTGGTGGTCATTGCGATCATCGGCGTGCTGGTGGCGTTGATCATGCCGGCCGTGCAGTCGGCGCGAGAGGCGGCCAACCGGACCCAGTGCAAGAACAACCTGAAACAGATCGGCCTGGCGGCCCAGGGCTATCACGACGCGTTCGGCAGTTTCCCCTCGGGCTGGTTCTGCAACGAGGCGAACGACCCGAACTGCGTGCCGAGAGGGGCCAGTCCGTACATGTGGAACGGCCTGATCGGCCTGTTCCCGTTCCTTGAGGCCCGCAACCTGTACGACGACATCAACTTCGACGTCTCCCCCTACGCCTTCGACAACCGGACGGCGATCCGCAACTCGCTGTCGGTCTTCGTCTGCCCGTCGCACCGTCAGGCCTTGCCGATCGACGTGACCCAGATCGACCCCGACGGTCAGACCGCGACCTTGCAGATCGGCCCGTCCGACTATCGCGGCAACATGGCTGCCGGCATGACCGACTGCAACGACGTGACGAACCCGGATTGCTTCCATTACGACAATGGCGTGACCTTCCGCAACTCTCGGATCAACATCTCCGGAATCAGCGATGGGACCTCGCAGACCCTGCTCATCGGCGAGAGCCTCATCGGCACCTGGCCCGACGCGACGAACTGCTGCGTCCGGACCACCGCCGACCGCCGCTTCAACGCGCCGAACAGCATCTCCGGCCGCCGCATCCCCTACTGGGAAAGCCAGCATCCCGGCATGGTGAACTTCTGCAAGGCCGACGGCAGCGTCAGCTCGCTTCGCGAAACGGTTCGGCCGGACGTGCTCATCGCCCTGATGACCCGAGCCGGCGGCGAAACCCTCTCGGCCGAAGATTACGAATAA
- a CDS encoding DUF6655 family protein, with amino-acid sequence MGRSDRIEIGRTARMAVGAVALLVGAGSGCGSIRVTDTPRSATEQLLLTEAWDQAIGAIDFSQFAATPVKLDDALLGGPDKNWMVYRLREAMARQGVILVDDPEKAEVVVEAAAGVYGTNSNSMILGIPANNVMGALPFVPPMAMGEAALATRTDQFGVTRLALFARDTATGHFVWESGTIEADSYLRNATVGGLVFRSGSIELPSDRRRKHMIHRLMGKGGPTARAGGHVHE; translated from the coding sequence ATGGGGAGGTCCGACCGGATCGAGATCGGACGGACGGCCAGGATGGCAGTCGGGGCCGTGGCGTTGCTGGTCGGCGCGGGGTCGGGCTGCGGGTCGATCCGGGTGACCGATACGCCGAGGTCGGCGACCGAGCAGCTCTTGCTCACGGAGGCCTGGGACCAGGCGATCGGGGCGATTGACTTCTCGCAGTTCGCAGCCACGCCGGTCAAGCTGGATGACGCCCTGCTCGGCGGTCCGGATAAGAACTGGATGGTCTACCGGCTCCGCGAAGCGATGGCCCGGCAGGGGGTGATCTTGGTCGATGACCCGGAGAAGGCCGAGGTGGTCGTCGAGGCGGCGGCGGGGGTCTACGGGACGAATTCGAACTCGATGATCCTGGGCATCCCTGCGAACAATGTGATGGGAGCCTTGCCGTTCGTGCCGCCGATGGCGATGGGAGAGGCGGCCCTGGCGACCCGGACCGATCAGTTCGGGGTGACCCGCCTGGCCCTCTTCGCCCGAGACACCGCCACCGGGCATTTCGTCTGGGAGTCAGGCACGATCGAGGCCGATTCGTACCTCCGCAATGCCACGGTGGGGGGGCTCGTCTTCCGGTCCGGTTCGATCGAGTTGCCCTCCGATCGCCGGAGGAAGCACATGATCCACCGGCTGATGGGCAAAGGTGGGCCGACGGCCAGAGCGGGCGGCCACGTTCACGAGTGA
- a CDS encoding O-methyltransferase — protein sequence MPTQRTVTIIAILGLLAFILGQAATLHVHPFERRAEARTVTVQDLPTAETLPKDDGEARILDAIAQAREGQRFANVSDDDGRLLRQLTEAINAQHVVELGTSTGESGLWFSLALRKTGGRLHTFDIDPDRLAVARENFRKAGVADLITIHEGDAHVEAPKLTEPIDLLFLDAEKEGYDAYLRELLPRVRPGGLILAHNMRRPTPNPRYLEAITSDPNLDTSFLLMDGAGMGLTLKKR from the coding sequence ATGCCGACACAACGAACCGTGACGATCATTGCGATCTTGGGACTGCTTGCCTTCATTCTGGGGCAGGCCGCTACGTTGCACGTCCACCCCTTCGAACGCCGAGCCGAGGCCCGCACCGTGACTGTTCAGGACCTTCCCACCGCCGAAACCCTGCCGAAGGATGACGGCGAGGCCCGCATCCTCGACGCGATTGCCCAGGCCCGCGAAGGCCAGCGCTTTGCCAACGTCTCGGACGACGACGGCCGATTGCTCCGGCAGCTCACCGAGGCCATCAACGCCCAGCATGTCGTCGAGCTCGGGACCTCGACCGGCGAGTCGGGCCTCTGGTTCTCGCTCGCCCTGCGCAAGACGGGCGGCCGGCTGCACACCTTCGACATCGACCCCGACCGCCTCGCCGTGGCCCGCGAGAACTTTCGCAAGGCAGGCGTGGCGGATCTGATCACCATTCACGAGGGAGATGCTCACGTCGAGGCCCCAAAGCTGACCGAACCGATCGACCTGCTGTTCCTCGACGCCGAGAAGGAAGGCTATGACGCCTACCTCCGCGAGTTGCTCCCTCGGGTTCGTCCCGGCGGCCTGATTCTCGCCCACAACATGCGACGCCCGACCCCCAACCCCCGCTACCTGGAGGCGATCACCTCCGACCCGAACCTCGACACCTCGTTTCTCCTGATGGACGGTGCCGGGATGGGTCTGACCCTGAAGAAGCGGTAA